TCAGGTGAATAAGAGATTATTTTTCTGATGAGGTAAATATGCAATAATCTAGATATCACTTGGATTGATCATCCATGCCAGCTGGAACTTGACTCCAATTTAAACTAGACTTTAATAGAATTAAACTTCTATTATTCAATGGCTGATAAATTCATGAGAAGATAATGGTAATAGATAAAAATCTAACAGGAGACATGttcccttctttttctttcttggatcAAGATAGTAACCAAACACTACTTAATGCTCCTATAGCTTTTCCTTaactgaattttctttttttttgctgaaCATGATATTGTTTCATGTTATGATATTACATTATTTCGATATCCTGCAAACAATTTCTCCCCTTTCACTTAAAATTGTTGTCTTAGATTTCTGAAATACACTTCAAATAATATCCATTCCTCTTAATTTGTTGCAGTTGAGGATGCACTTGCTCATCCATACCTAACATCGCTTCACGACATCAGTGACGAACCAATCTGCACGACCCCCTTCAGCTTTGACTTTGAGCAGCATGCACTGACTGAAGAACAGATGAAGGAACTTATATATCGGGAAGCTCTTGCATTCAACCCTGAATACCAGAACTAGTGACAATGAGTCATTTAATCATTGTGACTGATCAGCTTGATTTCCTTGATTTATATGTTTTCTAGTGATTTCTTTCATGGTGTAAATACGTTCCATCCAAAACCGGGTGGTTCCTGAATCGAATTATTTATTATGGACAGAATTCAGGggaacaaaacaattaaaatggtGTTTGTGTCGGCTGTCGCAGTGTTGTTCTTTCTATTGAATTGAGCCAACTTTTTTCCTGGCATTAACTTTCACATATGAAATATTATGCATCAGTGGTCGCGTGCCAGCTTCTAACTATCCCTGTCTTACAATTCATGGACGATGCCCTATGATAGCCTTCGCATGGTGCAACCATTCACCATCCTTGTTATGTTTTCACTTCTCATGTTCATGTTAGTTAAAACAGAGACGGGGAAAAGGAAAACTACAGGGTTCTTTGCAGGTCAAACTACCAGCAGGAACAACACAAGCATAAACTCTATATGTTCAAATTTATAACATCACTGCTCAATTTATATGATTCATCTCACATACTTGATTAAGAGTGTATTATCATAATATTCTGAAAGAAAGAGTGTACTATCATAATATCTGAAAAGAAATGTTGGGACTGAAGTTTTAAGGAGAAAAATTTGGAATCAAATTAATAGCATTACAAGCTCAGTGACTTGAAAAGGAAGAAGCAATTGGATACATATTTGCTCAAAGCAAATTGCTGGAAAAATTGCTATAAAGAACAAGGCTATTGATATCCTCTTATAGGAAGAGCCATCTGAAGGGTACCCTAGATAATCTTTGATCACGCCATTAGTTCTTCAAGCTTCCAAAGAATTTAGAAAGTGGCACAGGCCCAGCAGCCTCTTCATCATCAATACTGGAGTGCTTGGTTCTGGACTTGCGcttcttttcctttgtttttctaGACCTTGACTTTGATCTTTTTGATTCCCTCTCATCTTCACTACTTGAAGAATCCGAGGATGAACTGGAGGAGCTAGAATCATCGGATCTCCGCCTCGAATGCTGCAAGGTAATGCAAGATCAGGGTCCATTTTGAGTTTATGTACCAAGGGAATGAGAAATTCGTAGCAGTAGAGATGGAAGTAGGGAGGATAGTAATGATCAATCAAGAAGACTATACAGCAGACACTTGATAAAAGAACACATGCATTTGGCAAAGACAAGAAACAGAAACAAATTCATGCAACAGCAAGACAGGAAAACTAGCTACCCTCTACTAACAATAACCCAGAGAGAACTTCACAGGGCTAACCAGCCAAACTCTTCAATTTGGAACTTCTTTCCAGATGAATTCATCCAAAAATCCCTGAATGAAAATTAGTCTACCAGGAGTCATGCTACCTTAATCAGATAACAAGATCTTATCTGACCTTCAATGGCACAAGGAGGACCGCCTGTTCTGCATAAGGAGATATTATTCTAGGTGTATTTAGTttcattaagaaaaaactagCCCAAAAAAGTAACATGGACTTTTCAATAAgattgataaaatcaaattaggCATTGTAGTTTTGAGTCACgtaaaatttaatattctagAGTCTAGACAATGCAttcaatttaaaagtaaaactaCTAGAAATCTCAGgcacctttctttttttactgctGCGTTTCTTTGAATCTCTGTCCTTTCTATCTGCAAGAGCACATCTTAAATTTAGAAGTGGGTAAGAGGATGGTTACACAGGAAGAAGATACATCCATATACATACCCTTTTGATGACTAGATTTGCTACCAGAGTGATTCCGGCCATGAGCAAGTTTGCGTGCCCTCTCAGCATCCAATTGAGCTCGGTACTCTCTCATCATTCTATCCTTATCTGCTTCTAGTTCCCCCTTTCTCATTTCATCCTCCTAGTAAATACGGAGCACAAATTCAGCTTTcacaaaaaaatctagaaatatCGAATCATCATTTAAAACTGCATCAATCATGTTACAAACAAGTATGATGCACAACTAATAGTTGCACAAACAGCAAGATAGTTGGGAGAGAAGATAGCATATCCACAGATTACCTTTTGCTTTTTCTTGAACTCTTCCCAGGTTACTGTGTGAGTTGTATTAAGGCTGGCCAAACGAGCAGCATGCCACTCTGGTGAATGAAAAGAACCATCCACCTGCGACTCGCCTCATCAGAAATGttccatgaaaataaaaatagtaaagaaGACGCattcaaaatgcaaaaactaCACTTAACAGCACACCCGTATCTCTTTATTTCTTCACACACACGCACAATTACAGCACCCAAAAAACTATAGAAGAAGAATTATTGCGCTTAATACTATAAACAAGCATGCACAAAAGATACAGAAAAAAAGGCCTAGTCATACTGTCATGCCTcagttcttttttcttctttttttgacatACATGCGTTAATGACATATTCCCAACAGTTAGGATGGCCTATCTCTAAGAAATCAAAGTCTTAAGGATCATCCTTGAAAAGGTCTTATAACAAtgcaagttaaaatatttttcaagaaggaaacaaaaattgtttaaaaagtaAACAGAACCACAATTCAACAAGAAAAAAGCAACCTGTATGGCACACTAGCATCACATCAGAGCAGCTCAAGGCTATACAGAAACAAGATAAGCTTCAAGGAACATTATACACCATCCTAAGTACAATGGCGATAACACACTTTTACTCTTAACCACCCACCAGGATGATAAAATAGTTGAAGGAGCTTACAATTAGTGTTTAGCAAATCAATTAACTACCACTCAAATCCCAAAAAGAACatacaattaaataaactaaCCTAGATGCTTACAAAACTCATATTCTTAGTTGCCCCAAAGCATCCAACTTTCCCGGCATCTTATGAATATCAATAAGCCAATAATCATGCTCACAAATCCACAATAGAAATTAACAATAGAAACAGTAATGTTAATCCATTGgcaaaaattattcaataaacaCTAAAGATTATGCAAAGcaacaaaaatcaaagaaaagaacaaaactttAACACAAAAATTACAAGGCAACAggcaatataataataaaatatagaaaattgaAGATGGGATTTTAAAGAATAGTATGAAACGGGACAAACCATGCCATCTTCAATCTCTTCAGGACCACCGGAGCTGGAGCCAAGCCTGGATCTTTGCATAGCTTTGTAAGCTTGATTTTTACCCATTTTAAGAAATCTAAGAGAAACCCGGATGAGAAAACAAGGGGAATTGCGAGAAAGATtgagtttttaagaaaaaattgagaacCAGAAAGAGAATCAAGAGGAATTTTGGAGAGAGATTAGGGTATTATTAACGGTCCAGAACCcatgagagggagggagggaggatgTGGAGGTGTTTGGTTTAAGTTAATAGATGTGCGGGTGTTGTCGTTGTTGAAAGGCCCCAAAGGTTTTATAATATAGCCGGAAACACTTAGGGTTATTGCTCGTATCATATAGCCGGAAACACTTGGTTTCGTTTGTTTCGGTGGGAAGGCCGTGTGTCTTATATTTTGCACATTAAAATCTtagttatcaaaaaattataattcataaaatcttttaaaatttatatatttcaacTCATAACCACAGAAATTGTCATAATttcaaatacatattttatatgataatgaatttattcctcatgttattattatattattaggttCCAATCATGAAAAGATTGGaagaaaatttttcatttttttttcacggtgattttcttaataataaataatatctttttattaatttatgttaattcGATTTTGAaacgtatttttttatattaatttgtttattttcagcttgaataaaaatattaaacataaaaaataatatttaaattgtagAAAACTTTTTAGCATTATTATAAAACTTTGTATAAcaatccaaatttaaaaaatcataacccaACTCTTTTATGTCATTGCATAGCATCAAAGCCAAGTCGACAGCAATATCTGTGATGGTTCTCCTCACTCCATCACGGATTCGGCCGACCAAGTCATGAATCTGGACATTGCTCTCACCTTTTGGTGGAAATCTCGCAGTTGCGATGCCTATGAAGTTTCCAATACAGTCTTCAGGTATCGGTAGTGTTGTCCTCGATCCCACGCAAGTTAACTGCAAATCTGGAGATGGATGGCCTCAAATGGCCATTCCTAGCTTCAGCCACCTTCATGAGAGTATTCCATGTCAGTGCTACCATGACTTCCACTCGTGTCGGTTGGCGTTTCAGCTGCTCCGAACCACTAACGGCTGCTTTCAGCTTTGATATTGCTGTGCCATCAAAAACAAACCTTTTAACCAGAGCCTTGTGATTAGCTTTTAATAAATCTTGTGGTGGAATATTTATACGATTACTCCTATCTCTTGCAGGAAAGATGGAGCCCAGTTGAAAATTCGGGCGATACTCTACTCTATCAATCCCGATTCGATCGGGAAGCACCAGCGAAAGCATTAATAAATGCAAACGTCGAGAATGCATCAAGGATTCTGTGAAGAACACCTAGACCAATGGCTAGTCCACCACATTCAAACATGTTGAATTGGACAGTGACCAAAGGGGTGTCATCCGAGTCGGACAGAAGATGGACCAGTTGATTTAGCAGCTCAATCTCATGCTGATCTACTCTCTCAAGAAGCTCAGAGAGGCTCTGTTTACATGGACTTCCAAATATTCAGCTCCCTTATCATTACAATGAATTGAAGCATCATCTTTTATGTGTCTGCCTGCTAATGGATAGAAAAGGGTTAAGACTTCTGATAGCGATTGTGGCAACTGTTTGCTTCTTTCTTCATTAATGTTGACATGGCCATGTTCTTGATCAGCTTCGGCTGGATAGAAGAAGATACGGGGCACGTTCAATGATGGAGCAATTTGTGATAAGGGTGATTTCTGAAGAagctcttgattttttataaaagttgtttttttctgtACGTAAACAAAACAAGAGATTTAATACAATCTCCCTCGCATTAATTGTTtctataaagattttttttaacgtgATCAGAAATCTTATTAGTAAAGAGAATAATGTTACAAAATTAATCAGGCATTAAGATGGTGATTAAAGAAATTAAGGAAAACAACAATATTTGGCCACACAAAATAACAGGCAATAGGAGATATAACATTAACATAGATGTTACGATGTTTTGCCTAGTTATCTTAGTACATTTTGTAATATAGTAACTCTGTTGTCTTCGATTGGAGACGTATTTACCTGGATTTTGCAGTATCGTTGTCGAGATAAAGCAGGCCATTTACTTTTGATTCCACATTTTTGTGCCTAGCTAGTTACGATCTGGGAGTTTAATTATTTCTTCCCCGAAGAGGTAGCTCACACACCACCACTGCTCTTAAAAGGATCAACTAGATTTCAGAGGTCAAAACGAGTACTTGATTAGGATCTGATGAATTCGGATTTTTGTTGAGAGACGGGCAAGTTCTCTTTTGAACACCATTTTTAAGGAACTTTAATTCTTGAACTCTTGCTATGGTAGCAGCATCACCTTCTATCTAGATGGTCTCTGCAAACAAACTTGGGGGAAAAGGGGCTAATAATTGTCTGTTCAATTCTCCTGAGCTTCATATTAAAGAAACCTGATTACTGTAGAGAATGTGATTAGGTAATGGTCGCAGGGACAGAATTTGTATAGCTTTTCCTGCTGTCTGCAAATtctcaaggattttttttttaaattatcacagtttttttttttaatcttggcgGAATAATACCATTTGAGATTTAGTGAAATAGTACATTTTCATCTTGTCGCGTTTTAAAAGCGCCAcatttactaaatatttttatttttaagcatgACAAAATAGTTGCCGCGTTTCAAAATAGCAACATTTAGTAAATGTTATGTTTCTAAAGCGTGACAAGGTGAAACCCCAATAATTTGGTTCAACTGATTGACCAGTTGGATTCAATTATATTAACTAGTTGATCATTTCAcacaaaaatcatgatttaatgaactttttctttcaaatatgttttatgagtcaagatatatatatatttgtctaATTTGTAAACTCAAAAATAAACtccaattaaaatctcaaaaagttATTGTCATACAGTAGTTGTCCTCTGTTTTCAATGTCAAATGTAGGTGGACTTGTAATAATGAGTGATTTTGAGCAGTCAAATATAGTTTTaccataactaaaaaaatatctgcCTCAAATATATTACGTTGATGACCCAACATGTACATTTATAGACCGATGGGACAGGTTTAGACTAAAGAGAAGGTATGGTCATGCCTAACCAAAATAACGGCTCAAAATgtccataattttttatttgattattcgATTGTACTTATATTTTCCTAAGAGTTTCTCGAGATCGTTTTCTCATAATAGTCATTGTGTCTCTAGGTGAACCATCAAATATTTAGATATCAAAAATTTTGCCAAAAGCCCCCTGATTTTATCGATTTTGAAATtttccttattgttttttaaactcaTCAGCTAATTTTACTAACCATTATAAACTGGTTAAGCTAGATAGTTGGAGTTTCATGTTGTCATGCTTTTAAAGCATAATAAGATGACCAAAACTTTTTGTTCCTTTGTTAATtctcatattgttttgatttaatgtgCTAATTTATTTGTCTAATTATGAAGctgatacaattaaaaaaacacgaaGGCTGCTGCTTTATTCACTCCATTTAGGTTCTGTCTTGGGTTTTTATACCAGGCTACACAAAATCAAGCTTCTTAACTTCTTGGTTTTTGAATCTCTGGTGGGTTATGTTTATGATCACCATCATGTATTTTTAGGCAGATCACCCCAGACAGAACCTAAATGGAAGGCCTTAAATGGCCACTTTAGACACCATGTAGAGAGCGTTCCATACTAATCCTATCACGATCTCCACTCGTGTCGGTTGGCGTTTCAGCAATTCTGAACCATTAAGACCAGCACTGACTGCTGCTTTCAGCTTTGATATTGCTGCACCGCTAAAAACATACTTTTTCATCAGAACCTTTCTAGGTTTAAGTTGGATCTCTTCAGCTGGAACTGTAGGAGCAAAACCAGTCGTGTATCTTGGCCGCGGATGTAGGCCGGTTGGGAAATTCGGACGATATGCTACTTTATCAACCCCCATTCGGTACGCAGTAGCAAAAGCATTAATAAAAGCTAGCTAATGCCGAGAATCCATCAAGTGTCCTATGAGAAACACCGATACCAATGGCGACTCCACCACATTCAAACATGTCGAGTTGGACAGTTACCAATGCTGTCTCGTCCGACTCGAACGGAAGATGGACCTGTTGATTGAGGAGCTCCGTTTCCTGCAGGTGCTCTGCCCTCTCAAGAAATTGAGAGAGGCAGCTGTTTACTTGGACTTCCAACTATTCTGCTCCCTTACCATTACAGTGGATCGAAGCATCATCTTTTAGGCACCTGCCTCCAAGTGGATAGAAAAGGGTTGAGATTTCGGGTGGCGATTTCTGCAACTGTTTGCTTTTTTGTTCAATATTGTTGACACCATGTTCTTCACCTTCTCAAGCTAGCTAGAATTGAATGCTTTCCAATCCCAATGATCCATGTATGTATAGGATAGGATCACATCGTGGGTTCAGcggaaaaatatataatactaTCTTGTTGATTCTAGTTTGGTGCAAAGAAATTTCTAAACTTGCAAAACATTGTCTTTTGATTCTCTTTTGTAgcatttaattattgttcttaGACAAGACGAtggagataaaattaaaatgtcttCCAGCAGGAATGCAGGAAAATTAATATAGCTTATATGATTTTGAATTCATCCGCTTACTGGACCACAAACCACACGGTCCAAACCGAAGAAAGGCAGAGACTGTCCATTTCCCATCGGAACGTGGGCTTTAGCCTATCCTCTCATGAACCCCATTAGCCTAAGTgatgttttgctttttatttttaattttttaaaaatatatatattaaattgatttattctcaatactattttacaaaaattatttggtATATTTGGATAATTTAATAAGTTCTTAATTTCAATTTACCGTTATTAGTTCTTAGGAGAATCCAGTTTCCCCTTGAGATTTCGGTTGCATCAATTTCCTTCACGggcaaaaagttttttttttcaatcactaaacttttgaaaataatttgactAGATATAATCTCTTAATTTCAATTAGAAGGTTTAAATGATCCCATATAcatcatttatatttaaaatcataaaaataaaaattataattgaataatagaataaaaccaaactaaaaatccTATGCacgtataaaaattaaactatttttttctcttacaagTCAAGGACTCATCACGCACAGCATCGATATTATCTGGCTTCACATCCCTTTAATCACCTCTGGAATTCCTTGAACTTTATAGGTGAAGTGACTTTCACATGCAATTAGATTACATATTTGAATAATTTGTAGTAGCATAGTTTaatcagtaaaaaaataaacattattagtttgaatttcataaattttaaagttattgaaaatttatataattattaattttagaatttatgaaattaattaagatatatatatacaaactaATTTGAATcttcttattaataaaaaaaaatacatatttaaacaaattaggCAAGGTTGATTTGCTCATAAATAATGAATACTCAATTAATATATCAGATAATTAATTAGCGATCTATTTATGTAGTAAACTAGTTATGAATGCACTAATTAGTGGGATTTTGCAGGATTCCAATCAGCTCTAAGCACTAAAAAAAGTCATCATGGAGAGAATATTGGAACCATTAATTACAATATAcccatttaatttcattttaagaatctttgtttggatttgggGCCCCATGCCACTGATTGTCAATGGCCAATGTGATTTCATTTAATCATTCTTGGAGCTTGGAATATATTTGAACTTGAATGCAATAATTTGCATCGCTGAAAAGTTATAAGTCATAGTATCCCATGAAAAGTCGAAGTTTATGTTCATAATAATTTGTTCAAT
This Populus alba chromosome 7, ASM523922v2, whole genome shotgun sequence DNA region includes the following protein-coding sequences:
- the LOC118059619 gene encoding diaboline synthase-like, with amino-acid sequence MGVDKVAYRPNFPTGLHPRPRYTTGFAPTVPAEEIQLKPRKVLMKKYVFSGAAISKLKAAVSAGLNGSELLKRQPTRVEIVIGLSLSELLERVDQHEIELLNQLVHLLSDSDDTPLVTVQFNMFECGGLAIGLGVLHRILDAFSTFAFINAFAAISKLKAAVSGSEQLKRQPTRVEVMVALTWNTLMKVAEARNGHLRPSISRFAVNLRGIEDNTTDT
- the LOC118059594 gene encoding uncharacterized protein isoform X2, with the translated sequence MGKNQAYKAMQRSRLGSSSGGPEEIEDGMVDGSFHSPEWHAARLASLNTTHTVTWEEFKKKQKEDEMRKGELEADKDRMMREYRAQLDAERARKLAHGRNHSGSKSSHQKDRKDRDSKKRSSKKRKHSRRRSDDSSSSSSSSDSSSSEDERESKRSKSRSRKTKEKKRKSRTKHSSIDDEEAAGPVPLSKFFGSLKN
- the LOC118059594 gene encoding uncharacterized protein isoform X1, with the protein product MGKNQAYKAMQRSRLGSSSGGPEEIEDGMVDGSFHSPEWHAARLASLNTTHTVTWEEFKKKQKEDEMRKGELEADKDRMMREYRAQLDAERARKLAHGRNHSGSKSSHQKDRKDRDSKKRSSKKRKAVLLVPLKHSRRRSDDSSSSSSSSDSSSSEDERESKRSKSRSRKTKEKKRKSRTKHSSIDDEEAAGPVPLSKFFGSLKN
- the LOC118059594 gene encoding uncharacterized protein isoform X3 is translated as MGKNQAYKAMQRSRLGSSSGGPEEIEDGMVDGSFHSPEWHAARLASLNTTHTVTWEEFKKKQKEDEMRKGELEADKDRMMREYRAQLDAERARKLAHGRNHSGSKSSHQKDRKDRDSKKRSSKKRKNRRSSLCH